From one Mycobacteriales bacterium genomic stretch:
- a CDS encoding 3-deoxy-7-phosphoheptulonate synthase class II, whose amino-acid sequence MTELLAAQQPAWPDAAALAEAVDELRRMPPLVFAGECRTLRSRLAAVERGEAFLLQGGDCAETFAALSADAIRDKLKTLLQMAVVLTYAASVPVVKVGRIAGQFAKPRSSAVEVRDGVTLPSYRGDAVNDLAPTEAARTPDPRRMVRAYHQAASTLNLLRAFATGGFADLRQVHSWNKDFVRRSSAGRRYEALAGEIERALDFMRACGIDLAAMPTAQEVELYASHEALLLDYERPLVRREEATGEHVATSGHMLWIGERTRSLDGAHVDLLRNVLNPVGVKLGPSAAPADAVRLAEALDTADEPGRLTFVTRLGADRVRDLLPPLVEAVRDAGRTVVWACDPMHGNTIESASGYKTRQFDRILDECRGFFEVHRALGTWPGGVHVELTGEDVTECLGGAENVADADLADRYETACDPRLNTGQSLELAFLVAEMLRSR is encoded by the coding sequence GTGACCGAGCTCCTCGCCGCGCAGCAGCCCGCCTGGCCGGACGCCGCCGCGCTCGCGGAGGCGGTCGACGAGCTGCGCCGGATGCCGCCGCTGGTGTTCGCGGGGGAGTGCCGGACGCTGCGGTCGCGGCTGGCGGCGGTGGAGCGGGGCGAGGCGTTCCTGCTCCAGGGCGGCGACTGCGCGGAGACGTTCGCGGCGCTGTCGGCGGACGCGATCCGCGACAAGCTCAAGACGCTGCTCCAGATGGCGGTGGTGTTGACCTACGCCGCGAGCGTGCCGGTGGTGAAGGTCGGGCGGATCGCCGGGCAGTTCGCGAAGCCGCGCAGCAGCGCGGTGGAGGTGCGCGACGGCGTGACGCTGCCGAGCTACCGGGGCGACGCGGTGAACGACCTGGCCCCGACGGAGGCGGCGCGCACGCCGGACCCGCGGCGGATGGTGCGCGCGTACCACCAGGCGGCGTCGACGCTGAACCTGCTGCGCGCGTTCGCGACGGGCGGCTTCGCCGACCTGCGGCAGGTCCACTCGTGGAACAAGGACTTCGTCCGCCGCAGCAGCGCCGGGCGGCGGTACGAGGCGCTGGCCGGCGAGATCGAGCGCGCGCTGGACTTCATGCGCGCCTGCGGCATCGACCTGGCCGCGATGCCCACGGCGCAGGAGGTCGAGCTGTACGCCTCGCACGAGGCGTTGCTGCTCGACTACGAGCGGCCGCTGGTCCGCCGCGAGGAGGCGACCGGCGAGCACGTCGCCACGAGCGGCCACATGCTCTGGATCGGCGAGCGCACCCGCTCCCTCGACGGCGCGCACGTCGACCTGCTGCGCAACGTCCTCAACCCGGTGGGCGTCAAGCTCGGGCCGTCGGCGGCGCCGGCGGACGCGGTCCGGCTGGCGGAGGCGCTGGACACGGCGGACGAGCCGGGGCGGCTGACGTTCGTGACGCGGCTCGGAGCGGACCGGGTGCGCGACCTGCTGCCGCCGCTGGTCGAGGCGGTCCGCGACGCGGGGCGCACCGTCGTGTGGGCATGCGACCCGATGCACGGCAACACGATCGAGTCGGCGAGCGGCTACAAGACCCGGCAGTTCGACCGGATCCTCGACGAGTGCCGTGGCTTCTTCGAGGTGCACCGCGCGCTCGGCACCTGGCCGGGCGGCGTGCACGTCGAGCTGACCGGCGAGGACGTCACCGAGTGCCTCGGCGGCGCGGAGAACGTCGCCGACGCCGACCTGGCCGACCGGTACGAGACGGCGTGCGACCCGCGCCTCAACACCGGCCAGAGCCTGGAGCTGGCGTTCCTCGTCGCGGAGATGCTCAGGTCGCGGTGA